From one Phocaeicola salanitronis DSM 18170 genomic stretch:
- a CDS encoding ParB/RepB/Spo0J family partition protein, with the protein MEATNMKSVEKNIASVALADIQPSNYNPRKTFDEASLAELADSIRQQGVLQPIGVRPIGENRFEVVFGERRYRASLMAGLETVPAVIYEVSDEVAEEMAVTENLQRKDVTPIEEANAYQKLIESGRHDVHSLAVQFGKSEDYIRTRLKFTTLIPEIAALLETDEITISVASEICRYGEDIQSEVYDRHLKDGVIYGSWRGMKAVDVAKRIESDYTTDLDRYSFDKTLCKSCPHNTNNMMLFCEGSCGKCANRKCLEDMNAAYLVEKAMQMLADHPTASLAYSIFYTCNDTTVKRLEELGYELERLSCRHEDYPELPEAPEAADYETTEEYEEAQRDFEQEQEDYKAECEDILRRSEEGEISLYVLIGNKDLFLGYVENSATNTANGTLSTKEKELTPLEKLEKQDKRNKEIALEKTVADTKKRILEVDATDTKFGADEDKMIYYFLLSYLRREHYAAVGIEDENVYYLSDKDKLRIIENLNGKAKAVIRRDFLISEFQDAPASDAAATLLLRFAEKHMPETLAEIRKGYDEVYEKRHQRIEEKKAVLMVQDKARQEAEQQEEPQPDETPQAEDVAA; encoded by the coding sequence ATGGAAGCAACAAACATGAAGTCAGTAGAGAAGAACATCGCATCGGTAGCATTGGCAGACATTCAGCCGAGTAACTACAACCCTCGCAAGACCTTTGACGAGGCGAGCCTTGCCGAACTTGCCGACAGCATACGGCAGCAGGGTGTCTTGCAGCCCATAGGTGTACGCCCCATTGGTGAAAATCGCTTCGAGGTTGTCTTTGGCGAACGCAGATACCGTGCATCGCTCATGGCAGGACTGGAAACCGTTCCGGCAGTCATATACGAAGTGTCGGACGAGGTAGCCGAGGAAATGGCGGTCACGGAAAACCTGCAGCGCAAGGACGTTACACCCATAGAGGAAGCAAACGCCTATCAGAAACTGATAGAGAGCGGACGGCACGATGTGCATTCATTGGCTGTTCAGTTCGGCAAGTCGGAAGACTATATTCGCACACGGCTCAAATTCACGACTTTGATTCCCGAAATCGCAGCCCTTTTGGAAACGGACGAAATCACAATCAGTGTGGCAAGTGAAATCTGCCGATATGGTGAGGACATACAGAGTGAGGTGTACGACAGGCATCTGAAAGATGGAGTCATATACGGCAGTTGGCGTGGCATGAAAGCCGTAGATGTGGCGAAACGCATAGAAAGTGATTATACGACTGACCTTGACCGCTATTCCTTTGACAAGACCCTCTGCAAGTCCTGCCCGCACAACACCAACAACATGATGTTGTTCTGTGAGGGCAGTTGCGGAAAGTGTGCCAACAGGAAATGCCTTGAGGACATGAATGCAGCCTATCTTGTGGAAAAAGCCATGCAGATGTTGGCAGACCATCCTACCGCTTCGCTTGCTTATTCTATCTTTTACACCTGCAACGACACGACTGTCAAGCGGCTTGAGGAACTTGGCTACGAGTTGGAGAGATTATCATGCCGCCATGAGGACTATCCCGAACTGCCCGAAGCACCCGAAGCGGCAGATTACGAGACCACGGAAGAATACGAAGAAGCCCAAAGGGACTTCGAGCAGGAGCAGGAAGATTACAAGGCTGAATGCGAGGACATATTACGCCGAAGTGAAGAGGGGGAAATATCGCTCTATGTTCTTATCGGTAACAAAGACCTCTTTCTCGGTTATGTGGAGAACTCCGCAACGAATACGGCAAACGGCACATTATCGACAAAGGAGAAAGAACTTACTCCGCTTGAGAAACTGGAAAAGCAGGACAAGCGCAATAAGGAAATCGCCCTTGAAAAGACGGTTGCGGACACCAAGAAGCGGATTTTAGAGGTGGATGCCACAGATACCAAGTTCGGAGCTGACGAGGACAAGATGATTTATTACTTCCTCCTTTCATATCTCCGCAGGGAGCATTACGCAGCCGTAGGCATTGAGGACGAGAATGTGTACTACCTTTCCGACAAGGACAAGTTGCGCATCATTGAAAACCTGAATGGCAAGGCGAAAGCCGTTATCCGCAGGGACTTCTTGATTTCCGAGTTCCAAGACGCACCGGCCAGCGATGCCGCAGCCACCCTCTTGCTCCGATTTGCGGAGAAGCACATGCCCGAAACGCTTGCCGAAATCCGAAAGGGTTATGATGAAGTCTATGAGAAACGCCACCAGCGCATCGAGGAAAAGAAAGCAGTCCTCATGGTGCAGGACAAAGCCAGGCAGGAAGCGGAGCAGCAGGAAGAACCGCAACCCGATGAAACGCCACAAGCCGAAGATGTAGCGGCTTGA
- a CDS encoding DUF4313 domain-containing protein, protein MEKNSEKKVVVDGLTLKLLRKDEKWVFPFVTYYQHGLGSPICLELLEYKEDSNGFEPEAVITVNLPGVERNAGCQFIDTNNNGEAVLDWLVLYELGVPTGRYAASGHCMYPEVDFYRSERFMRQKEFCDRHFNFVG, encoded by the coding sequence ATGGAAAAAAACAGTGAGAAAAAAGTGGTCGTTGACGGTTTGACGTTAAAACTTCTGCGTAAGGATGAAAAATGGGTCTTCCCGTTTGTTACCTACTACCAGCACGGACTGGGCAGCCCAATCTGTCTGGAATTGCTTGAATATAAAGAAGACAGCAACGGTTTCGAGCCGGAGGCAGTCATAACCGTCAATCTTCCGGGCGTGGAGCGTAATGCCGGCTGCCAGTTCATCGACACGAACAACAACGGAGAAGCGGTGCTGGACTGGCTCGTGCTTTATGAGTTAGGTGTACCGACCGGCAGATACGCCGCTTCCGGCCATTGCATGTATCCCGAAGTGGACTTCTACCGGAGCGAGCGCTTCATGCGTCAGAAAGAATTTTGCGACAGGCATTTCAACTTCGTCGGCTGA
- a CDS encoding DUF7738 domain-containing protein, giving the protein MKEWIREMMEAYEHDCMEEVRDQALDIRKDEGDVGDTLNEIRKKWGEEIPVLKEGRFDEIVMQYSCFSHEMGITALGQELSSYGYALYDLNGDDIYLLALVPQAEMQAFEEKCRKYGQYCKLLKQSRYDFGMKARTIKLRRQMPRERMAWPDDGNRYITRGFAGYFAYGEWRQADVEKWQGTFVADLRVTPLQPVKQRKTKIKALLYSEELDFYAALSSYSKWSTFAVGGRNPLEADEWPRLSGLSLESPHEFRWCGRYLCMGDIHSATIFTMSSRGMKYESRFIFIDRMNYPPSFGIDGKGMPYIIPGEFSRSSVYRYEGNGKYYRMPFHMSGYDRFSSGCIPVPETSRLLLLGEYMARSNSGLWTEPGLLDLNMATQECRIAPLRMGDGSFRLREFYKEWVLVESRSNGNRTDYARLWNRKTDEVLRLRPGVLGNESFKSIHAMPDGTVIVNTLNKGDALYRAEDFWNFLRTSSRAKKLGYWLNYPKPYPDREYELPPLSEDVTLMFAPPFVESQPTISPVAKPQPTRSVKTGPAEASETQATDGVEIAEGRLKINGRQMSMPLSYTVMVQIFGKERIVITHKTMQDDRGRTIQYDRRSFLVWDDAGVTAVRNEENAYNISAIYLQVKENKEQVSAIPAPTGIYGSEIIVDGNKWDRTSDMTVCSGELEIASSASGGYMEITFAGSRDRRDTWQHYRDIMAENMQAALVERDRVRLMARNHLAGKPSDDQPDSATSLAQSCESFLTHSVNALHAGYSMGRSVRYLKTNLLPLLTEAAEKCSEYGSVRFSDLLSVYSGCVLLGYEKVNMKRFCEKLVKNGIRDFVFDTLTRCLVPEWDLTEDTVFPKIKEWIVSRHGNTIAPEAVTALKELSSISGNVLILDAIMKSIQN; this is encoded by the coding sequence GTGAAGGAATGGATAAGGGAGATGATGGAGGCATACGAGCATGACTGCATGGAGGAGGTACGGGATCAGGCCCTCGACATACGCAAGGACGAGGGGGATGTTGGCGACACACTCAACGAGATAAGGAAAAAATGGGGAGAAGAGATACCGGTATTGAAAGAGGGCCGTTTCGACGAAATCGTGATGCAGTATTCCTGCTTCTCGCACGAAATGGGCATTACAGCCCTGGGACAGGAACTTTCCTCATACGGGTACGCATTATATGACCTGAACGGAGATGACATTTACCTGTTGGCATTGGTTCCGCAGGCGGAAATGCAGGCTTTTGAGGAGAAATGCCGCAAGTACGGGCAGTATTGCAAACTGCTGAAACAATCCCGCTATGACTTCGGCATGAAGGCAAGAACCATAAAACTGCGAAGGCAGATGCCCCGTGAAAGGATGGCATGGCCTGATGACGGGAACAGATATATCACAAGAGGTTTTGCGGGTTATTTCGCTTATGGGGAATGGCGACAGGCGGATGTTGAGAAATGGCAGGGTACATTCGTTGCGGATCTACGTGTCACACCGCTTCAGCCGGTGAAACAGCGCAAGACAAAGATAAAGGCTCTTTTATATTCGGAAGAATTGGATTTTTATGCCGCATTAAGCAGTTATAGTAAGTGGTCTACATTCGCCGTTGGAGGCAGAAATCCCCTGGAAGCCGATGAATGGCCCCGCTTGAGCGGCCTGTCCCTCGAGAGCCCGCACGAGTTCCGCTGGTGCGGACGTTATTTATGCATGGGTGACATCCATAGTGCCACCATATTCACCATGTCATCACGGGGAATGAAATATGAAAGCCGTTTCATTTTCATTGACCGGATGAATTATCCTCCCTCTTTCGGCATAGATGGCAAAGGAATGCCATATATAATACCGGGAGAGTTCAGCCGTTCATCGGTTTACCGTTATGAAGGCAACGGAAAATATTACAGGATGCCGTTCCACATGTCCGGATATGACAGGTTCAGTAGCGGCTGTATTCCGGTGCCGGAAACCTCCCGGCTCCTTCTGCTGGGAGAATACATGGCAAGGAGCAACAGCGGGTTATGGACGGAGCCCGGTCTGCTCGACCTGAACATGGCGACACAGGAATGCCGCATCGCCCCGCTCCGCATGGGAGACGGTTCTTTCCGCCTGCGTGAGTTCTACAAGGAGTGGGTGCTGGTGGAGAGCCGATCGAACGGCAACCGAACCGACTATGCCCGTCTCTGGAACCGGAAGACGGACGAAGTGCTGCGTCTCCGTCCCGGCGTGTTGGGCAACGAATCCTTCAAATCCATCCATGCGATGCCTGACGGAACTGTCATCGTGAATACCCTTAATAAAGGAGATGCATTGTACCGGGCGGAAGATTTCTGGAATTTCCTGCGCACGTCAAGCCGAGCGAAGAAACTGGGATACTGGCTCAACTATCCGAAGCCTTACCCGGACAGGGAATACGAGCTGCCTCCCTTGTCGGAAGACGTGACCCTGATGTTTGCACCTCCGTTCGTTGAATCTCAGCCAACCATTTCTCCTGTTGCAAAGCCGCAACCGACAAGAAGCGTCAAAACAGGACCTGCAGAAGCCTCCGAGACACAAGCCACAGACGGAGTAGAAATTGCAGAGGGACGGTTGAAAATAAACGGCCGGCAGATGTCCATGCCTTTATCCTACACGGTTATGGTGCAGATTTTTGGCAAGGAGAGAATTGTGATCACCCATAAGACTATGCAGGATGACAGAGGCAGGACCATACAATACGACAGACGGAGTTTCCTCGTGTGGGACGATGCCGGAGTGACTGCCGTCCGGAACGAAGAGAATGCCTATAATATTTCGGCCATTTATTTACAGGTAAAAGAAAACAAGGAGCAGGTATCAGCCATTCCCGCACCAACCGGAATATACGGCAGTGAAATCATAGTGGACGGCAACAAGTGGGACAGGACATCCGACATGACTGTATGCAGCGGGGAATTGGAAATAGCGTCATCTGCATCCGGCGGTTATATGGAAATCACATTCGCAGGCAGCCGTGACAGGAGAGACACATGGCAGCACTACCGTGACATCATGGCTGAAAATATGCAGGCCGCACTCGTGGAAAGAGACCGTGTAAGGTTGATGGCAAGGAACCATCTTGCGGGCAAGCCCTCGGACGACCAACCGGATAGCGCCACTTCACTGGCTCAATCCTGCGAATCATTCCTTACCCATTCAGTCAATGCCCTCCATGCCGGTTATTCTATGGGCAGAAGCGTGCGTTATCTGAAAACCAACCTGCTCCCGCTTTTGACAGAGGCAGCGGAAAAGTGCAGCGAATACGGTTCCGTCAGGTTTTCAGATCTGCTGTCCGTATATTCCGGATGCGTGCTTCTCGGCTATGAAAAGGTAAATATGAAGCGGTTTTGCGAAAAGCTGGTTAAAAACGGTATCCGTGATTTCGTGTTCGATACCCTCACACGGTGTCTCGTCCCCGAATGGGACCTCACGGAAGACACGGTGTTTCCGAAAATAAAGGAGTGGATTGTTTCCCGGCATGGAAACACAATCGCGCCGGAAGCAGTGACTGCATTAAAAGAATTATCCAGCATATCCGGAAATGTCCTGATTTTAGATGCGATAATGAAAAGCATCCAAAATTAA
- a CDS encoding DUF6138 family protein, translating to MPKFNSQDGRCYWMKPEVQEELQPLFDQCIQDAIDGRITRLDSLWPPVVVSSQGAPFEVWQLLRAWTEIQRAETLDAEQAIAFSENLRRQSRWGEIDHHLLDMLKRELQEKYFVATDNEDDRFWNREYSLKPGIHAEQVPEPLLRFACYVAVNYKVYGMSFQYLDTNYLLGLVGKVRPDIVEKLKENGTGRLPFNLQKRKTVHFTASANDAFAVIRITARDNTEECCHEVLNYLCELLEQDDFPRSYAVEFKGPEKKYLPITGLPQKGVNQLFACAVQYPSLHHLMERYARLAMRQYEQYTNLSDELCALPGSFAVFALGMLGQEWRQLVWDYLDLCDDEHSRLQEKFLREYVKQFGFTADTVPVFVRGVLSMQDMKYSKDYAAWMANAESLGALLETKSRLSEIVPSGFSSDEDDDEDDTPSQETEASPEEVLQYAWETVCYVIWGKNSAKGGQKVVDAAPEELKEMYRQVFINIKKERIQRK from the coding sequence TTGCCCAAGTTTAATAGCCAGGACGGGCGCTGTTACTGGATGAAGCCCGAGGTACAGGAGGAATTGCAGCCGCTCTTTGACCAGTGCATCCAGGATGCTATTGACGGGAGAATCACGCGGCTTGATTCTCTCTGGCCGCCGGTAGTGGTCAGCAGTCAAGGTGCGCCCTTTGAGGTGTGGCAACTGCTTAGGGCGTGGACCGAAATACAGCGGGCCGAGACCCTGGATGCGGAACAGGCCATCGCCTTCAGCGAAAACCTGCGCCGCCAGAGCCGGTGGGGTGAAATTGACCACCATCTACTTGATATGCTCAAACGGGAGCTGCAGGAAAAGTATTTTGTTGCAACAGACAATGAAGATGATCGCTTCTGGAATCGGGAGTATTCCCTGAAACCAGGTATCCATGCAGAGCAAGTTCCGGAGCCGCTGCTGCGCTTTGCCTGCTATGTGGCGGTAAACTATAAGGTATATGGCATGAGCTTCCAGTATTTGGACACCAATTACCTGTTGGGATTGGTCGGGAAAGTCCGACCGGATATAGTGGAAAAGCTGAAGGAAAACGGAACCGGCAGGTTGCCGTTCAACCTGCAAAAGAGAAAAACAGTGCACTTCACCGCATCGGCCAACGATGCCTTTGCCGTCATCCGTATTACTGCCAGGGATAATACGGAGGAATGCTGTCATGAAGTGCTGAACTACCTGTGTGAGCTTCTGGAGCAGGATGATTTTCCCCGCAGCTATGCTGTGGAGTTCAAAGGACCGGAAAAGAAGTATCTGCCCATTACAGGACTGCCCCAAAAGGGAGTAAACCAACTTTTTGCCTGTGCCGTGCAATACCCCAGCCTCCACCACTTGATGGAACGGTACGCCCGGCTTGCCATGCGGCAATATGAACAATACACCAATCTCAGCGATGAGCTGTGTGCCCTTCCCGGCAGTTTTGCCGTGTTTGCCTTGGGAATGCTGGGGCAAGAGTGGCGGCAGTTGGTGTGGGATTATCTTGACCTCTGCGATGATGAGCACTCCCGCTTACAGGAAAAATTCCTCCGGGAGTATGTGAAACAGTTCGGCTTTACCGCCGATACAGTCCCCGTTTTTGTCCGGGGGGTGCTGTCCATGCAGGACATGAAATATTCCAAGGACTATGCCGCATGGATGGCAAACGCCGAAAGCCTGGGTGCTCTGCTGGAGACAAAATCCCGTCTGTCTGAAATCGTCCCAAGCGGTTTTTCCTCCGACGAGGATGATGACGAGGATGATACCCCCAGTCAGGAAACAGAAGCCAGCCCGGAAGAAGTGCTGCAATACGCATGGGAAACAGTTTGCTATGTAATATGGGGCAAAAACAGCGCCAAGGGTGGTCAGAAAGTGGTGGACGCAGCTCCGGAGGAACTGAAAGAGATGTATCGACAAGTTTTCATTAACATAAAAAAAGAGAGAATACAGAGAAAATGA
- a CDS encoding Imm5 family immunity protein yields the protein MIKETIEKLKGIIAQSDTGHLPLSCRIELMKQVGDVLTVQKIMCECCKKACSVTGRQIMDNVHLLSRINEHLYRKPDSVEDIEKESGELWLHVQNNPDEATTTVSWAIASLGYFVCGDAASMLNPEDYEGEDDDSFDPESMDIDFIVSLVCSGGSPFSDNWKGDVEKRREYWNWYLDMTLAMYENPQQEVIPFHAVNDRNTLHIPVPPGCDPALSGKIERLNSALDSYIHAPTNRKETERMKPYAEDSSLVRIVADVIRGYSCIPSTPQEKEDYRITGIYNYDVIRFWYCVALLAQSPDECAVACLSGLARTLMEQGPGELGILYRILLLLPEREHLHGLTDELANYYRKIIPDLEAAKWLAEAGIPYPDTFEWSVSFRFTSNGETVLLSGNETERKAWFTLSVELFGPQALYGDYTRFTSYHIHVRNGDNSVHGHWNEKDGYLLRDNEYLIKDEHYTPRQLVILMHKLSGVGIRFQKSRPVFPLLKEYPAKP from the coding sequence ATGATAAAAGAAACCATAGAGAAACTGAAAGGCATTATCGCCCAAAGTGACACGGGGCACCTGCCGCTGTCCTGCCGTATCGAACTGATGAAACAGGTCGGCGATGTACTCACCGTGCAGAAAATCATGTGCGAATGCTGCAAGAAAGCCTGTTCTGTCACGGGGCGACAGATTATGGACAATGTACATCTGCTTTCCCGCATAAACGAGCATCTTTACAGAAAGCCGGACTCGGTGGAAGACATCGAGAAGGAGTCGGGCGAACTGTGGCTTCATGTGCAGAACAATCCTGACGAGGCGACCACAACCGTGAGCTGGGCCATCGCCAGCCTCGGGTATTTTGTCTGCGGTGATGCGGCCTCCATGCTGAACCCGGAAGATTACGAAGGAGAGGATGATGACAGTTTTGACCCTGAGAGCATGGACATCGATTTCATAGTGTCGCTGGTCTGCTCCGGTGGAAGTCCCTTTTCCGATAACTGGAAAGGTGACGTGGAAAAACGTAGGGAGTATTGGAACTGGTACCTGGACATGACTCTCGCCATGTATGAAAACCCGCAGCAGGAGGTCATACCCTTCCATGCAGTCAACGACCGTAACACACTCCACATACCTGTGCCGCCCGGGTGCGACCCGGCATTGTCCGGAAAGATAGAGCGGCTGAACTCCGCCCTCGATTCATACATCCATGCTCCCACGAACAGGAAAGAGACGGAGCGGATGAAACCTTATGCGGAGGACAGCTCCCTTGTCCGTATCGTGGCCGATGTCATCCGGGGGTATTCCTGCATACCCTCCACACCGCAGGAAAAGGAGGATTACCGCATAACCGGAATCTACAACTATGATGTCATCCGGTTCTGGTACTGCGTGGCCCTGCTCGCCCAGTCCCCGGACGAATGTGCGGTTGCCTGCCTGTCGGGACTTGCCCGTACCCTCATGGAGCAGGGACCGGGAGAACTTGGCATATTGTACCGCATCCTGCTTCTGCTGCCGGAGCGGGAACACCTGCACGGGCTGACAGACGAGCTTGCTAACTACTACCGGAAAATCATCCCAGACCTTGAAGCGGCGAAATGGCTTGCAGAGGCAGGCATCCCGTACCCAGACACTTTCGAGTGGTCCGTATCGTTCCGTTTCACTTCCAACGGGGAAACGGTCCTCCTGTCGGGGAACGAAACGGAAAGGAAAGCGTGGTTCACGCTGAGTGTCGAACTGTTCGGCCCTCAGGCTTTATACGGCGACTACACGAGGTTCACGAGCTACCACATCCATGTACGCAACGGGGACAACTCCGTTCACGGGCATTGGAATGAAAAGGACGGCTATCTCCTGCGTGATAACGAATACCTGATAAAAGATGAACACTACACTCCCAGACAGCTTGTCATACTGATGCACAAACTTTCGGGGGTAGGTATCCGTTTTCAAAAGTCCCGGCCGGTGTTTCCGCTTCTAAAGGAATATCCGGCAAAGCCGTGA
- a CDS encoding single-stranded DNA-binding protein, which translates to MLHVHTIGRIGKDCQVIAGAHGSFMAMNIAVDDYAKGQNVTTWVKVRSNKENHIRLAEYLTKGRLVLVEGTLSSSLWTDKNGESQIQLSITAESIAFINTGKKDSSAGSPDNMAATTDSTPVPPADMPQDDKDDLPF; encoded by the coding sequence ATGTTACATGTACACACTATCGGACGCATCGGCAAAGACTGCCAGGTGATTGCAGGAGCCCACGGCTCATTCATGGCTATGAACATAGCCGTTGACGATTATGCAAAGGGACAGAACGTCACCACATGGGTAAAGGTAAGAAGCAACAAGGAGAACCACATCCGGTTGGCTGAATACCTCACCAAAGGACGGCTGGTACTTGTTGAAGGCACGCTCTCATCTTCCCTGTGGACGGACAAAAACGGGGAGAGCCAGATTCAGCTTTCCATTACGGCGGAGAGCATCGCATTCATCAATACTGGCAAGAAGGACAGTTCGGCTGGCAGCCCGGACAACATGGCTGCCACTACGGACAGCACACCCGTTCCCCCTGCCGATATGCCGCAGGACGACAAGGACGACCTGCCATTCTGA